The Bdellovibrio bacteriovorus region TGCTGCTGCAGAGTCCACCGGCGAAAAAGTGGAAGACACAAGCATTCGCGACGCGAATGGCAACGTCCTTAGCGATGGTGACTCTATTACGGTCATCAAAGACTTAAAAGTGAAGGGGTCTTCGTTGGTGGTTAAAGTCGGTTCGAAAGCCAAAAATATACGTCTTGTTGACAGTGCCGATGGACATAATATCGCCTGTAAGATTGATGGCATTGGCGCGATCAATTTAAAGTCCGAATTCGTAAAAAAGGCTTAAGGTCTTTTTTGCTTCTTCACGAAAATTCAGAATTTATTTTCACGGCTCGATATTTTCTATGATGATATCGGGCCATGAATCACCCGTCACAAAATACCTCCTCATTTTACGGCTCTTCCCGCATTCTTCAAGAGATTGAAAAGAACGCTATTCCATTAAAAGAGAATCAGGACTTACAAGAACTCATTCAGAACATTGCCGACAAAAAAATCGTTATGCTCGGCGAATCTAGTCACGGCACGGAGGAGTTCTATAAATGGCGGAGAATTATTTCTCAGGAACTTATTCAACGCCACGGTTTTTCATTTATTGCAGTGGAAGGTGATTGGCCGCCTAGTGCGGAATTGAATCGCTACATCCATGGAGGCACTCGCGCCAAAGCGCCTGAAGACGCCCTTAGAAGTTTTCAACGATGGCCTACTTGGATGTGGGCTAACACCGAAATCGTTCGTCTTTCCCACTGGCTGAAAGACTTTAATAAAAAAGAACGACAGAAAGTCGGTTTTTTTGGTCTGGATGTGTATTCTCTGTTTGAATCTATCGATGAAATTATAAAACAGCTGACCAGCATTGATCCGGATCTTGCAAATCACATCCAATCGCAATACGCCTGTTTTGATCCTTTTCAAAGGGATGAAAGAACTTACGCAAGATCTCTTGTGCAGTTTCCTGAGGGTTGCGAAAAACAGGTTTTAAAAGCTTTGACCGATCTTCTGAACGTGCGTCTGGAAAAAATGACCCGTCATTCTGAAAAATATTTCGACGCTCGACAAAACGCACGCATTGTTAAGAATGCCGAAAAATATTATCGCGCGATGATTCAAGGGGATGAGGATTCTTGGAACGTGCGCGATCGCCACATGATAGAAACCTTGGATATTCTTTTAAATCGACACGGTGAAAACTCCAAAGCCATTGTCTGGGCACACAACACACATATTGGTGACTATCGCGCCACTCCAATGCTGACAGAGGGACAGGTGAATATCGGAGGCCTAGCACGAGAACAATGGGGCGCGGATCAAGTGACCCTTGTCGGATTCGGCACCTATCAAGGTGAAGTCATCGCTTCACATGCATGGGATGGTCCGATCCAGGTGATGCAAGTTCCGCCAGGAAGAGAAAAAAGTTATGAAGCCTATTTTCACGAAGCCTCAAAACATTTGCGCCAGGATTCGTTTTATATTTGGCTTAACAACAGCGAGGTTTTGGCCGAAACCTATGGACACAGAGCCATCGGAGTCGTGTATGACCCCGCCCATGAGCGCTTCGGCAACTACGTGCCTTCATCTCTTTCAAAACGTTATGATGCTTTCATATTCATAGATAAAACGACCGCTCTCACCCCTCTTAAACAAGACTTTAAGAAGGATGAAATTCCAGAGACGTGGCCACGGGGCACTTAGGCTTCGGCTAATTCTTGAGACGAAGCCAAGCTTGAGTGCGAAGTCGAGCGACCTCGAACGTCCATTTCCAACTGCGTGATGATTTCATTTAAAAGATGAACTTGCGCAAAGACCTCATCCGATGCTTCGGACACTTCCTTCATGCTGTCCTTGTTTTCATTCGTAGCTTTTTCAAAATCGTTAATAAGCTTGGAAATATGAATCAAACCGACGGCCTGTTCTTTCGTGGCTCCTGCGATCTCGGTATTTAAAACCGTCACCCTTTGGACGGACGAAACAATATCATGAAGAAGCTTGGCGGCCTGATCAGCACGGGCTTGACTTGAATCGACCAGAGTGACGTTTTCTTTTAATAAAGTATTGATCTCTTTCGCCGAAGTAGCACTTTTTTGCGCCAAACTGCGAACGGCGTCGGCGACAACGGCAAAACCTTTTCCTTGTTCCCCTGCCCGAGCCGCTTCCACAGAGGCATTCAAAGCCAAAAGATTAGTTTGAAACGCGATATCATCGATCACTGTGATTGTTTCGACGATTTTTTTAGAACTCAACGCGATATCTTTCATCGAATTCAGAACTGCTAGAATTTCGGCCTGGCCATTCACCGCCGAGGCGTTTGCATTAGTAGCGACAGCGGCGGCTTGTTGCGAACTTTCCGTGCTCACCTTTAACATGCCATTGATTTCTTCTATGGATGCCGCGGTTTCCTCTATGGCGGCCGCTTGCTCCGTCACCTTCTGATGAACACTTTGAGAAGCATTTTGCAAGACGGCACTTACTTCTTGGGACGTATCTGCGGATTGCTTCAATCGCGTGATAGATTTTAAAATCGACGTCAGACTTTGCCCGATCGTGTTTCCAATATAAATGGAAATCAGAATCGTCACTAACAGTGCTAGACCAGAATAAATCAAAGATTTCGCCCGACCGTCTTGCAGTGTCTGGATTCTGACTTTCAAAAGTACTTCCAATTCGGCATTTGCTACGGACCAGGATGCGAAGCTTTGATCGAGGGCCTTCATGCTGCTTTGAAATAGAGCTGCTCTTTCAACGCTTTCACCGCGCGAGAGCGCTCTTAATTTATTAATCACTTCTTTCACAGTGCCGGACAATAAAGATACTTCAGCCGGTATCCTTTCCTGCAAAGACGAAGAAATCCCATAGAAGTTCGGGTCTTCGTTGATCGCCGTCTGGCTGTCAGCAATGATGCGGTTTAAATCGGACTCTTCTAATTGAGTGGCATAAAGCGCCGCCTGAATACGACGATCAACATCACTTCCGTTGACATAAAGCGCGTCCAGGTTTCCCATGATATTCGCAAGACGATCTTGCATTTGCGGCAAAGCCAAAAGCGAAATGTCCATCATGTAGTAACTGTCTAGATCCGGATCCAGAATTAAATTAGAAGTATCGCCTAAGTGTGTGATCGCTGTTTTTACCGATGAAATGGCTTCATTCCATTTCTTCTCTTTGATCAAAGAAGAGAGCGCTTGCAGGCTTGCGTTCTCGCGTTTCCTTTTTGCCAATTCAGCATCTGAAAACTGCAATAGGTCTTTGCGAATGTGATATTGGCTTTCTAACTTCTGCAGAGCTTCTTCGGAAGATTTATTTTCCGTACCTAATTGAAGATGCACGAGCTCTTGCCACAAAGTCTCATAAGATTTCTGAAGCTCATTTCCTTCATACTCTTTTAGTGAGAAGTCAACGTTCACACTTTCCGATCTGTACATCAGAACCGTTAAGACAACGATGGGAAGTGTGAAAATAAAAATATTAATTATTAAGCGCCACTTTAAAGGAATCTTTTCCACAAGAACGTACCTATCTATGAGCACAGACTCATGTTTTTATTGTGGAAATAAACAAAGTAGGCCGTCAACGAAGGAACAGGCGCAAAGGTCTTAGGGCCAGTGTGTTCGCGCGAACTGGGCGCCGATTCCAGACCCTGTCTGAATCAGCGCCGCTGAAACACCTATAGAGCGGCTTCAAGAGCCTTAATAATAATGGGATCCTCTGGAGTAATATCCGGAGAGAATCGAGCAATCACTTCGCCTTCACGATTGATAAGGAATTTTTCGAAATTCCAAAGGATGTCTTCTTTCTTTTCGCGCACGATGCCGTACTCTTTGAGCTGTTGCTCAAAGTTAACACCGTCTTTCAAAGTGGCCGTCGGCTTCTTTTCAATAAGGAAGCGGTAAAGGGGGTGCTGGTCCTCGCCTTTCACCACGATTTTTTCAAACATTGGAAACTTAATACCAAACTTGCTTTGGCAGAAGCTTTGAATTTCAGCGTTGCTGCCGGGCTCTTGCGCGCCGAACTCATTTGCGGGAAATCCAAGAATCGTAAATCCCTTTTCCTGGTACTTTTCATAAATCTTTTCCAAGCCTTCGTACTGCGGCGTCAGTCCGCATTCTGATGCCACATTCACCACCAATGCCACTTTGCCTTTGAAGTTTTCCAAAGGTGTGCTTTCACCGCGGATGTTTTTCATTGTGAAAGCATAAAAACCAGTACTCATAGCGAACTCCTTCGTAACTGACTGCGGTTCAGATTCTTGCCGACCTTCGACAGGATTCATTACCGCGATTAGACTCTCACTCTGATCTTAAAGGTGCAAATCAGAATCTATTTTTAAACGCAGCATCCACCGAGGGTGCATTCCATGAAGTTAATTTTTTTTGTTTGCAG contains the following coding sequences:
- a CDS encoding zinc ribbon domain-containing protein YjdM, with the translated sequence MENQTHCPQCNSENIYADGNLWICPECGHEWSSFAAAESTGEKVEDTSIRDANGNVLSDGDSITVIKDLKVKGSSLVVKVGSKAKNIRLVDSADGHNIACKIDGIGAINLKSEFVKKA
- a CDS encoding glutathione peroxidase, which encodes MSTGFYAFTMKNIRGESTPLENFKGKVALVVNVASECGLTPQYEGLEKIYEKYQEKGFTILGFPANEFGAQEPGSNAEIQSFCQSKFGIKFPMFEKIVVKGEDQHPLYRFLIEKKPTATLKDGVNFEQQLKEYGIVREKKEDILWNFEKFLINREGEVIARFSPDITPEDPIIIKALEAAL
- a CDS encoding methyl-accepting chemotaxis protein; protein product: MEKIPLKWRLIINIFIFTLPIVVLTVLMYRSESVNVDFSLKEYEGNELQKSYETLWQELVHLQLGTENKSSEEALQKLESQYHIRKDLLQFSDAELAKRKRENASLQALSSLIKEKKWNEAISSVKTAITHLGDTSNLILDPDLDSYYMMDISLLALPQMQDRLANIMGNLDALYVNGSDVDRRIQAALYATQLEESDLNRIIADSQTAINEDPNFYGISSSLQERIPAEVSLLSGTVKEVINKLRALSRGESVERAALFQSSMKALDQSFASWSVANAELEVLLKVRIQTLQDGRAKSLIYSGLALLVTILISIYIGNTIGQSLTSILKSITRLKQSADTSQEVSAVLQNASQSVHQKVTEQAAAIEETAASIEEINGMLKVSTESSQQAAAVATNANASAVNGQAEILAVLNSMKDIALSSKKIVETITVIDDIAFQTNLLALNASVEAARAGEQGKGFAVVADAVRSLAQKSATSAKEINTLLKENVTLVDSSQARADQAAKLLHDIVSSVQRVTVLNTEIAGATKEQAVGLIHISKLINDFEKATNENKDSMKEVSEASDEVFAQVHLLNEIITQLEMDVRGRSTSHSSLASSQELAEA
- a CDS encoding erythromycin esterase family protein, which encodes MNHPSQNTSSFYGSSRILQEIEKNAIPLKENQDLQELIQNIADKKIVMLGESSHGTEEFYKWRRIISQELIQRHGFSFIAVEGDWPPSAELNRYIHGGTRAKAPEDALRSFQRWPTWMWANTEIVRLSHWLKDFNKKERQKVGFFGLDVYSLFESIDEIIKQLTSIDPDLANHIQSQYACFDPFQRDERTYARSLVQFPEGCEKQVLKALTDLLNVRLEKMTRHSEKYFDARQNARIVKNAEKYYRAMIQGDEDSWNVRDRHMIETLDILLNRHGENSKAIVWAHNTHIGDYRATPMLTEGQVNIGGLAREQWGADQVTLVGFGTYQGEVIASHAWDGPIQVMQVPPGREKSYEAYFHEASKHLRQDSFYIWLNNSEVLAETYGHRAIGVVYDPAHERFGNYVPSSLSKRYDAFIFIDKTTALTPLKQDFKKDEIPETWPRGT